The Phyllopteryx taeniolatus isolate TA_2022b chromosome 4, UOR_Ptae_1.2, whole genome shotgun sequence genome includes the window GACGCGCTATCCCCCCATGAGCTGTAATTCTATTATTTCTGGGGGAGTAGATGctactgggggaaaaaatacagttgaaaaaaatttgtatcaggagaaataaagcaaatgccAGAAGCGggaaaaagaaatttaaaacaaacttttaacattgttcatttgtttttcattgaagAGGGGAGGGTGACttcaaatcagatttttgtgtaaaaaaatgtgattttatttttagggcatatcacccagccctacCCTTGGTGTAAATACTATTTGTAGGGGGGTAGTAATTTGATATTTTGTACATCCCTCTTGCAGGTTTTTACCTGAGCGGCCGGGCCTTTCTGCAGTCATTTACCCGATACAGCACGAAGACCTGCCTTCCGTCATCAGAGACATCCCCCTCACTCTGTTGGACAGCACCACCTTATTCCAGAGTCACGTGGCCCAGCCGCCGCGTTTGTCACCATGGTGATGACAACTCACAATACCTCCACGCCATTGGTGCTGCTGAAGTTTACGATCAAGAAGACTGATTGGACTCGTTTGTCCTGTTTTCAGCTCTTTCTTTTTAACCTTAAGTTGTGATGCTTTGAATGGAGATGTTACAGTGAGTTTAgagtgaagtgttttttttttttaagaactgcCATTtaaattttgcctttttttttttgcatcaaaaaTAACATGCCACTCTTTTATAAGTGCCAAATTAAAGGATGTATTTGTTTGCAAAAATGTATATTGGACCTCCAATtccaataaattattattttttaatgactaCCTGTTATTTCTGCCACCACAGTCAATCATCAGTCTAAaaggaaaaatagtttttaaaaatgacttgaatgttgcttgtttaaaatgttactttttgtcttttatgtatttttttaaatgtcatttcattgcaatttacactgaacaaaaatataaatccaacacttgtttttgctcccattttttgtgagctggactcaagatctaaaactttttctacacacacaaaaggccatccccctcaaatattgttcacaaatctgtgttCGTGTGCGTTTCTgttttgtcgagataatccatcccacctcatatcaagatgctgattagacagcatgattattgcataGGTGAGCCATAGGATGGACACAATAAAAGGCcgctctgaaatgtgcagttttattacACAGCACAATACCACAGATGATCGAAGTTCTGAGgaagcgtgcaattggcatgccgAGTGCAGGAATgcccaccagagctgttgcccgtgaattgaatgttcatttctctatcAACAGCCGTCTCCAAACGCTTTTCATACAATTTGACAGTGCATCCAAcaggcctcacaaccgcagaccacatgtaaccacaccagcccaggacctccacatccagcacgTTCACCTCCGAGAtcatctgagaccagccacccggacagctgctgcaacaatcggtttgcataaccaaagaatttctgtcaggaaccgtctcagggaagctcctctgcgtgctcgtcgtcctcatcggggtctgcAGTTTGTCGTCATAACCGACagtgtggctcgacagcataggatggtggtgtataAGATTAAGAAGAcgaaggcagagcagagaaccatgtggtggaagctgggAAAGGAAGTGgctctggagtggcagagaagtatgttagaataatacaggacatgtatgagggcggcagaacagtggtgaggtttgctgttggtgtgacagaggaatttaaggtggaggtgggactgcatcagggatcagccttgagccccttcctgtttgcagtggtgatggataggctgacagatgaggttagactggaatccccgtggaccatgatgtttgcagatgacgttgtgatctgcagtgaaaccaGGAGCAGGTgggggaacagttagaaagatggaggcatgcactggaaaggagaggaatgaagattagtcgaagaaagacagaatatatgtgcatgaatgagaggggtggtggggcaAGAGTGAGGCTAGAGGGAGAAGAggtggcaagggtggaggactttaaatacttggggtcaaccgtccagagcaatggtgagtgtggtaaggaagtgaagaaacgggtccaaccaggttggaatgggtggaggaaggtgtcaggtgtgttatgtgacagaagagtctctgctaggatgaagggcaaagtttataagacagtggtgagggcaGCCTTGATGtacggattcgagacagtggcactgaagagataacaggaagcagagctggaggtggcggaaatgaagatgttgaggttcgctctcggagtgaccaggttggatcaaattagaaatgagctcatcagagggacggccgaggttcgatgttttggagacaaagttagagagagcagacttcgatggtttggagacgtccagaggagagacagCTACTACAGTGGTAGAAGGATGACGAGGAtggagctagaggaagaccaaagagaaggttgatggatgtcgtgagggaagacatgagggcagttggtgtttgagaggaggatgcaggagataggcttacatggaaaaggatgacacgctgtggtgacccctaaagggacgagccgaaaggaaaagaagaatataaTTTTCTGGTTTGCATttcaatttgaattattttaaaattactttcagatgttactttaaaatcttcaatggtgttttgtttttaaatgttattaataCAAGGTTTAATACAAAAAGactgaatttcattaaaaatagaaatgagtttaaaaaaatgttaattttgaaGGGCGTACGCCTATTAGCAGGCATACCAATGCATTACTGATGTTGTCGATTAACTTGAGAAGCTTTAATATAACGTGCACATTTTTCACGATTCCATTCAGTAATTAATAAACACTTTCTTTTGCTGTAGCACATACCATTTTACATGGTGTGACATatgataatttatttttgtaaatggtattttttaataatgacGAGATTTTCAATTTTCTCTACTATCGACTACCCATGACTACCGCATGGTTGCGTCACCACCAAACATGGCGACGCGCACGACACGACACACTGAGCTCGTGTTGacaaacaagaaaaagttgATAAATTGTcaagtatataatatatagctGCTTTGTAACGTGTTATGTTTAACCATGCTGCTGTCCGTACCCACTTTGTGCTGCCGAAATTGGGCAACAATGTCAGTCATGGTTGCCAAGTTGTCCCGTCTACCAGTGGTCAACAAGCGAGCTGCTACCCGGTATGAagctccaccaccaccacctccggCGAAGCTCTTCCTCACACCCGTCAGACGGTTCTCCCGGTCTGCCTCCACATGGCAGCAGGACGCGGAGATAGCCTCGTCCTCGGAGGAGAACTTCGGCGCTCTGTCCACCGACATGTCTACCCGCAGGTCTTTTAGGAAAGTTAGCCCGGAGATGTTGGACCTGAGCTACCCAGAAGACGACGACAAGAAGTCGGAGCAATCTTCACGTAGGCCCGGGAGGAGAAATACCACCTACTGGTACTTCTTACAGTGCAAGAAACTGATTAAAGCTGGGAAGGTTGGTGCTATTTAGACATTGTCATGTATCGTTAACAGTCCAGAGAGAAGGCACTAGTTCTAGTTATGAAAGAAGGTTCGAGTCTTAAGAGAAGGTACTAGACCACACAGAATGTACTCGTCCCAgaagaatggaatggaatggaatggaatagagctttattgtcattgtcacaTGAACATTGAAAATCAGTTAGGCATTTCCCAATTTAGACTCGTCGTCTAAGGTCAAATTAACGTATCAAACATCACAAAATGGTGGGTTTTCACTTGGGGGCTACCTCTGAAAGTATaatatacactttttttctttcgtaATTGAATAGCCCATGCCACTGTTTACTACAAATTTAGCGTTTTATTTTGGCGGAATAAATTTCATTCACTGGAAACTTTATTAGGTACTCTGATGGTCTCATGACATCCGATGCAAGACTTTGGCCTTTACAAAGGTAATAATGCTCTTGTATGAATGTTTTCATATTATACTAAGTGTCGTTTCTGATAATTCGACCCTCTTTTGTAGCTAAATAAGCAAAGTGTAATATTTGAAACAGCGCCAAGCATGGTGGCGTGCTCTGCAAACACCAaccacaataaaatacatcatatttTTTGGGTTGTGTGGATAATAAAGCAAAGATTATATGTGTTGAATTTCAGCTGCAGGAGGCATTGGAGATGTTTGAGAGAGACATGCTGCACGGTGAGAAGCTGCAGCCGCAAGAGTACAACTACAGCGTGCTCATCGGAGGCTGCGGGCGAGCCGGCCAGCTTCAGAAGGCCTTCAAGCTCTACAACGATGTGAGGACGCATCGCACGTCCCGTGCGCTACCTCAAAATACATGTGCCGCATATTTTTAGGGATACATTTTCTCCATTTTAGGCACTAGTTTTCCAAAAAGTCAGGTTTCCATGCCCTTAAATGTAGATTATACATGGATGAAAGGAACATTTCATAGAAAACAGACAATACCCGTCGTCACTTAAAACCATCACCTAAGTCATTCCTCAAAGTACTTTCCACCTTTCTTTCCATGTTATTATAATACATAaacatattatttattttataaaacgaTATAAGAGCATAATATAGAATTGTCAGGAAATAGCCAGGTGTCCCATCTatgcaaacacaaataaatgtcaaataatgGCTTATATTACTCCAGCATCCAGTTATCTAgttatgatatttttttaaaacttctgGCAATATATTGAAATGtaattcaaatgcattttttgtgtTGCAGCTGAAAAAGCGAGGTCTGGAGGCGTCGGACGCAACCTACACGTCTCTGTTCAACGCCTGCGCCGAGTCTCCGCACAGGCGTGTGGCTCTGGAGCAGGCGCTCAAGCTGGAACAGGAACTGAGACGCAAGAACCTCACCCTCAGCGTGGCCACTTACCACGCCGTCCTCAAGACGCACTCACTCAACAACAACCTACACGCCTGCATACACACGCTcagggtgggtgtgtgtgtgtgtgtgcgccattTGTGtcttgcatgtatgtgtgtgtgcaaggaATTAAagggattaattaaaaaatagaacATACAAAATATGACTCCTACATGgtgtatcgtgtgtgtgtgcatgtcttgCCTTGCATGTATGTGCCttctgtttgtctgtatgtcttgtgcatgtgcgtgggttttgtgtgtgtctctgctTAATCCTGGATGTATCTGTGTGGTCTATATCATTGTATCTTGTTTGAAGTTTCTGATCActtttgtgcgtgtgtatgtttcTAGGAAATGCTGGATGTTGGTCACGCCGTTACTCAGGAGACATTTCACTACTTGCTGATGGGATCTCTGAAGGACAAAGAGCTTGGCTTTAGGCTGGCTTTGCAGGTCTTTTCACTTTGACTACACTATTGCTAACCAGAACCAGTAATCGCTGAGGATCTCTCAGATGAATTCAATGCAAAATACAcgacaaatgtgtgttttgtttttattgttgttgttgtttttacaggtGTGGCGGCAGATGCTCAAGTCTGGCCTGGTTCCGGACTCCAAGAATTACAACCTGCTATTGAGGACCGTAAGGGATTGTGGAATTGGCGATCCTGCATTGGCCTCCAGCATCCTACTCCAGTCAAACGAGACACACGTCAAGTCAAGCAAAGGAGTCGATGTTGACCTTCTGGAGCGGCAGCTGCTTGTCCAACCTGACAGccgaggtggtggtggtgagacGCAAAACCCCTTGGTGCCGCTCAGACCGGCAGAAACTGCACTCCTGCCTGTTGGCTTCACCCCTAACCTGCTGGACCTCCTGGAGGGaaagggcggcggcggcgtgatCTCCTTCGGGGCTGTGGAAGGGGCGTCCGATAGACTGGCTCTGCTGGGCGGAGCCCACGGTTTCCTGGAGAAGATGGcggcgggcgggctggagccagACCTGCGGACTCTGACGCTGCTGGCGGACACCATGGCGCCCGGTCTTCAGTCTCTGGAGACGCTGTTGAAGGTGGCCAAGCGGCACCGCGTCAAGCTGGACACCACCTTTTTCAACTCGGCCATTCGCAGGGCTGCCAGAAGTGGAGACCTGGATGGAGCTAAGGTATTGTTCTTGGGTTAGATGCTTCCAACTttatgggaacagtttgggaaaGCCCAGCTTCCGTTTTATGGATTTGTAACGATTGACATGTAGACTAACCAATGACGTGCAAATGACAAAATGCACCAATAATTGGTGGGGAATGTAATGCTTGACATGTCAACTGACAAAATTGAGTCAAAACACTAAGGAAAATTGCGGGGCATCAACCACTAGACTTTGTGACATGTTGActtgtcacttgttgctaggcagagttcatAAGGCTCAACACCAATGcccaatggagaaaaaaaaaatagaacccttttactttacttttgcCCATGTATAGTTTGTCCCTTCCCTACAGAGCTGAACTCGTGAAGTGAAAAGCAAAAGTGACGTTAGTATCTTAGAATTTTGTGTTTGCGTGTCTGCAGGCCGTGTTGAGTGTTATGCAAAAGCGCAACGTGAGCGTGGATGTGCAGACGTTTGGGAGTCTGGCACTGGGGTGCCAGGGACAGAAGGATGGACTTCAACTCCTCCAAGACATggaggtgatgatgatgatgatgatgatgatgtatgtAGCGTATGTATGATGTAATCATTTCCATGTAGTCTGACCAATGGCTCCATGTTTGTTGTCAGGAGGCGGGATTACAGCCCAACGCGCACGTGTTCTCTGCCCTAATTGGCCGAGCGGCTCGCCGTCTGGATTACCCTTACCTGAAAACGCTGCTGAAAAGCATGCGTGATAGGAGAGTGTGGCCGAACCAGGTAGTCATCAAACAGCTGGAGTTTGCAGCGCAGTATCCTCCCAATTATGACCAGGTAACCACGGCGACCATTTTGTTGCTGTCGCCTTTAAGAGACACATtattcttttccccccccccccccccacacaaaatTTACAACCATTTCCATGTGTCTTAATTAGGGATCCAATCACGTGATCTAAAATCAGGGTCGATCAtgtgattttcagctgatcgagATCAGGTGAAAAAGATCGgtttaattcattttgtgagattttaaatgtcacaaagtgacaaaataatccaacggTACAAAGATCTTGgcaaatggaacagtaatagcTTCGTTTTAGATTACACAATGTCACTTTTCGGGCTATTTTTAGTACCCGTATAATATAAGTGACAGAAAGAGACGCagactttgtgtttgtgtgtgcatgcgtgacacacacaaacacagtttctgccctccctgagcgtgctttaagaTGTTTAATGACACCTCAGGTGTAGTTTACTGCGCAACTAAACacgcaacaaaaataattacacacattatatatttagATAGAAGACACACGTGATCGTTTTAGATAACCCCATTGACTGGTTAGCTAGAATTAACATTACATCACttatttttcggactataaaGTGCACTTACAATGCTTACATTTTCTCAAAAGTTGACAGTGTGCCTTATGATCTGGTCCGCCATATGTATGAATTCTGCTTGTGCTGACTGACCTCGAACCGATTTTATGCGGTCAAAAATCTGCCAAAATGTTTTAGTGTGACTTTGGCAAGCCAAGAAGCCGGATTATCGGAGCGTTACGGCTACCGTAGTGAGGAGCCTCGCGGAGTGATATTTACTGTGCTTCAACATGAAtattatggtgtgtgtgtgtataagttATTTatctgattgttttgttttgcttaatgTGCCTTATAATCCAGTGTGCCTTATGTTTGAAAATAGACCCGTTCATTGATAGTGCGCtttatagtccgaaaaatacggtaccttcaaataattaaaaaaagctgATTATGAAGAGAATGAAATCtcatttttccaagaaaaaaggcaaaatatcagaagaagaaaacagtTTTTACAGAATGActctcacagacacatttatacaaataggcagatactgtatttatttcacacttgatgggtgggcaggcactcaaGACAGTCACAACTATTTGAATACGAACAATAACAAGTAATGTGCTGCTCATTTCATTTCCTTCTTCCCAGTACAAGTCCCGCAACAACTACCTACTCCAGATTGACGGCTTCCGTGGTTACTACCAGCAGTGGCTACAAGCCATGCCGGCCCAGGACGACCAGGACGGACAGTCGGACTCGAGTGCGACGTTTGTCAAAACTCAAGCTGAGAGGATCGAGGGCCGGAAGAAGCAAAGAGCAGCGGCGAAGATCAAGATCAGCAGCACGGAAGCAACCATGACGCCTTAGTCGTGGCCTCTTTATTGTtagtaattcattcattcattttccgtactgcttatcctcactcgggtcgttcGTGggcatgtgagtgcaaatggttgtttgtttatgtgtgccctgcgattggctggcaaccagttcggggcgtaccccccctcttgcccgatgacagctgggatgggctccagcacgcccgcgaccctcgtgaggagaagcggctcagaaaacggatggatggatgatatcatTTCAACAGAGCCAAAACATACGTGGTGAAGACCCACCGGAACTTCCACTTATGACCCGGGCTAAGTTTAGCTTCGCCAAGACATAGAACGATCTTAAACAGTTGAGATGTGTCACTTCAACACCATTTCTTCATGCCAATTACTACTTTGCTATCATCTGTTGATTTGGCTCCATCTTGTGCCATTTTAGCGTTGcagaaaagtacaaaaatacacaTGAAAGCTGTGATTGGGTagatttttcagcaaataatggtggataggttaattaaaaaaaacaaaaacgtgaaTGGTGAATCATGAATATATAAtgcttattgtgttttattttctttttgtgtatgATCGTACACTGTCCCCTGAGGTGATTCTAGGATTTGAAGTTTACGGGTGATGAGCTCCTGGCTCGACAAGATAAATTTCACAGTTTTGCAAATTTTAATCAAATTCCTATGAAAGAGAAGCAGAACACATTTTGGGAAAGTCTGTAACTAAAGCATCACATTTGATAAAGGTTAGAAACTAAAGAGGAATTGATTGGAtgtataaaacaaacatattgtaaCCCTATACTAATTAAAGGGGAAGACGTATCATTTTGATACAGCAGCGTCTACATACACAATaacagtatgcatttttttttctagagtAAACCACCCCTCAAGAGTGAGTAataaaaaataccccaaaatttACCTTCAACTTATTTTCAGGACTTTTGACatggaaacatttaaaacacactGACAGAAATTAACGTTTGTGAATATTTTCAATACTAATATGtgaaaatctctctctctctctgtcccaaTAGGAGTTATATTGTTAATTAACATCCATTCAGCTTGTCAGTCGCACCTTGGCTTTAATACACATGCGCAGGACACAACAGCTAGCTTCTCTCATTCAAACAGGACAGTGGTGCTGTCGCTGATCACCTGAAACATTTCCTAGAAATGTCAGCTAAGTCCCACCTAACTACATAAACGGTTCTGTATGATTAGATGCAGCAAAATTATGAATGGTAATGAGAAATCTGTTGGTTTTGCGCATAAGAAGTTAAGAAATGCGTCGCGTATCCTGGTTTAAGCCAGGTATGGAAACCACGACCGTATATCACTGGAAGGCAGTGTATTGCTCTGTACAGATAGCGTGCTCAGGGTCCAGTTGGGAATAGGTGGGATGGATTGCGTGGCACAAATACTTTATGATGCAAGGGGGGGTGCCgtgtttttgttaaaatatttcCTTTCAACCAATTACTGCATGGTTATGCACTTTATTAGCTTGGTTAAAAAGGACATACAGTTGAAAAAAACTATCTCGcaattttaggggtgctggaaTTCAATTTTGAGGTACTTGAGCACACCCACAAATGAGCTGAAAAGGCCCAAGAGTGTCCCTGAGGGCACGAACGAGCCTGTTGGCCATTAGCAGGGACACGTcagtgcgtccgccatattgaatgagTCAATATAACGTAAACATCTCAGAGTGTGACGCTCTGAATAACCGAACGGCAAATACCAACCACGCGCTTAAGTTTCCGAACGTTTCGGAGTGCACAGAGCGCGCTAGGAGGGAATTTCCGTCCGTACCCTTTATTATATGCTTTTgtattatagaaataaagtttgTTGGTGGGAAATTGGATCGTCATATCGGACAATATTGGTAATAAAGTAAGTCTACAACTCAAATTCCGACAGATGATGCTGTGAATAAACTTCCCTTTACGCTCACACGTATTAAATCCACGAAGAAGACAGCCGGAAGTGCGTTTGCCAGCGGCGCGAAGAAATCATTCTTACGAAGGTTTGGCAGTGATCAGTAAGAATGCATGCACTCATTTGCTTTACATTTATTCAACTTTTAAGTACTATTATTGCTCTGTAATGTTACATAAAATGTTCTGTTTGTGGTGACAATCTTACGCGGCTCTTCAAAAGGGCTTGTTTGGAAAGGCGTTTTAGCTTGTCCAAGGTCGTAACCTCACTCGTCTAAACGGACCGATTTGATTTCTGTTCAACAAGCCGGTCCCATTTTAGGGTAATGGGAGTCAACGACAACCCAAGTGCGTCATGTCCAATCTActccgtgttttgttttggtcgCCGTCACAAAGAAATAGAATGTTAGAAATGGAAGCAAGGTATGCATTTCTGTTCTGGCTTCTTTGCTTCATTTGCGTGACTCGCCCCAAATTAGTCGGAGCGGGCGCAGAGTAGGACAGctaatattgtactttctaGGCTCTTTGGTATCATAAGTTGGCAGTTTCCCCTTTCGATGGAGATTTACAGAAATGTTttaactcatttgaaatgtcTGCCGTTGTTTTCCCAGGCGTTCGTGATGTGCGCAGCCGTGGACAATGGcagtatcatcatcatcagcgatgatgaagaagaaggcTGTAACCCGCAGGTATCCTCCTACGAATCATCACTTATCATGGAGACGGAGGACATGCCGTGGAGGGGTAAGCCATCTTCGATTTGCTTGTCTGTACTCTGTGTGTGCACCAAACACAACGTTTTGTGTCCTTTTAGACTGTACGCTGTCTCCCAGTAAGATGGACGAAGACCTGGTGGTCACTTTCTCCCGTCCGGCCGAGGTGCTGCCCCATGCGCGCTTCGACTGCCCCAAACATCCTTTTAAGTGAGGCCTCTAGTTTCCGCACCATTACTTTCAACCCAAGTCTATTTAGTTTCAGTTTCACAACAGACGTGAGAGTGAGATAGTGCTACAGGCAGAGAGGTGCATTGCAGCTGGGATAGGGAAGCAGTGTGTACTGTGTTGAATTGCATTATCAATAATAATGTTGGGCTACCTTTTAGCGTTATAAAAGTCTTCTGAACTTCTGGAATCACGGGAATATGCATTGGCCAATTACAAGGCCTATATCGTTTAATACTTGTACATAAAATGGACAccatagtttttccggactcgataaattgtcattgttgtggtgagctggCGTGCGCATCACACAGTGAGCTGACAGAGTTGGACGGTCGTGTCATTAGCCACTTGTGGGCTCACCGCAAGTACTTGCAGGGCCCACAGTTGCCACGGCATTCGGGTTAGATTTTTGTAAACACCATCTGCCACTCAATGCAACGGCATGCTcctaaagtaaaataaaatggttcAGGTTTAAACCGGATCAGCTCCTCATAGCTTGAGGCACTTGGTGTATCTCAATGCCAGTATTAACTAGAGACAAGTTATCTggatgcagattttttttcttttgtttgtacgcaatttattttcttgttttgtagtttgttgtttttttttcttctataaaTTTGTTTAGTAGAAAAAAGTTCAAAGCTTAAAATAGTTAACGTTTACTAGTAAACACCCACGTTTgcttgtattttatatatttcttt containing:
- the ptcd1 gene encoding pentatricopeptide repeat-containing protein 1, mitochondrial, with protein sequence MLLSVPTLCCRNWATMSVMVAKLSRLPVVNKRAATRYEAPPPPPPAKLFLTPVRRFSRSASTWQQDAEIASSSEENFGALSTDMSTRRSFRKVSPEMLDLSYPEDDDKKSEQSSRRPGRRNTTYWYFLQCKKLIKAGKLQEALEMFERDMLHGEKLQPQEYNYSVLIGGCGRAGQLQKAFKLYNDLKKRGLEASDATYTSLFNACAESPHRRVALEQALKLEQELRRKNLTLSVATYHAVLKTHSLNNNLHACIHTLREMLDVGHAVTQETFHYLLMGSLKDKELGFRLALQVWRQMLKSGLVPDSKNYNLLLRTVRDCGIGDPALASSILLQSNETHVKSSKGVDVDLLERQLLVQPDSRGGGGETQNPLVPLRPAETALLPVGFTPNLLDLLEGKGGGGVISFGAVEGASDRLALLGGAHGFLEKMAAGGLEPDLRTLTLLADTMAPGLQSLETLLKVAKRHRVKLDTTFFNSAIRRAARSGDLDGAKAVLSVMQKRNVSVDVQTFGSLALGCQGQKDGLQLLQDMEEAGLQPNAHVFSALIGRAARRLDYPYLKTLLKSMRDRRVWPNQVVIKQLEFAAQYPPNYDQYKSRNNYLLQIDGFRGYYQQWLQAMPAQDDQDGQSDSSATFVKTQAERIEGRKKQRAAAKIKISSTEATMTP